The genomic region TTTTTAAAATTTATTCCATAGGTTTTTTCCAATCCAACTAACCCATCTTCCCTTTCATAAAATTCACTATCTCCTCCTAAAAGTAATTTATCAGAAACATCTGTTAAATCACTTATATTTTTAATTCCATATTTTTCAGCAACTTCTGGTTTTAATATAAATGCATAAGTATTTGAAAATTTAAGTTTATCTAATAATGCTAAATCAAATTTCTTATTCATTTTCTTTTTTACATAATTATAAACTAAATCACTATCACTTAATCCACTTTCTTTTAATATCCCAGAATAAATTGTCCCCGTATACTCTGGATACATATCTATATCATTATTCTTTAATGCCTCAAATGGTATTCTTCCTCCACCTAATTCAACAATTTCAATATTATAATCTGTTTTATCTTTTAAAAGTAATCCATACATCTGTCCTAAAATTCTTTGTTCTGTATAATTCTTATGACCGATTACTAAAGTTTCTTTTCCCATATCCTTAAATTTACTTACTCCCATAAAAATTAAAAATACAAATAATAAAACTCCAGCTCCCTTAGAAATTAGAACTCCTTTTTTTCTTTCTTCTTTTTGACTAGCCGACTCAAGAGGTTTTAAAGCTTTTTCCACATTCCCAAGAATATAATTTGCCACAATAGCTAAAAGAGCCGCAGGAATAGCTCCACACAAAATTAAATAATTATTATTTACAGAAATCCCTCTAAATATTGCTTCTCCTAATCCTCCTGCTCCTATTAATGCCGCAATAGTTGCAGTACCTATATTTGTTACTGTAGATATTTTAATTCCACCCATAATAAC from Cetobacterium ceti harbors:
- a CDS encoding glycine betaine ABC transporter substrate-binding protein, with the protein product MTNINGFFEFFMSRKEEIGKLLFQHMEITLFAVGLAILIGVPIGLLICRNEKVARSILFIVGIFQTIPSLAFFGFIIPILGIGLKPAIFVLFLYGLLPIVTNTYIGIKNIDKSILEAGTGMGMSTWDIVRRIEFPLAFPVIMGGIKISTVTNIGTATIAALIGAGGLGEAIFRGISVNNNYLILCGAIPAALLAIVANYILGNVEKALKPLESASQKEERKKGVLISKGAGVLLFVFLIFMGVSKFKDMGKETLVIGHKNYTEQRILGQMYGLLLKDKTDYNIEIVELGGGRIPFEALKNNDIDMYPEYTGTIYSGILKESGLSDSDLVYNYVKKKMNKKFDLALLDKLKFSNTYAFILKPEVAEKYGIKNISDLTDVSDKLLLGGDSEFYEREDGLVGLEKTYGINFKNKIHMDTGLVFMAVNSNKVDIAVAYSTDGGINKYKLTIVNDDKSFFPPYNIVPVVRNNFKNKNPKLIEIMNTFSGKITEDEMQRMNYLVTEENMREEDVAREFLQSKGYIK